In Delphinus delphis chromosome 18, mDelDel1.2, whole genome shotgun sequence, the following proteins share a genomic window:
- the GRTP1 gene encoding growth hormone-regulated TBC protein 1 isoform X3: protein MESAGRAQAARDRVPRIDPYGFERPEDFDYAAYEEFFSTYLTILTRRAIKWSRLLKGGAGVQKSVTLKRYIRKGVPLEHRARVWMGVSGAQAQMDQNPGYYLHLLQGEKDDSLEEAIRTDMNRTFPDNVRFRKGSDPCLQRTLYNVLLAYGHHNRGVGYCQGMNFLAGYLILVTRSEEESFWLLDALVGRILPDYYSPSMLGLKTDQEVLGELVRTKLPAVAALMDSHGLLWTLVVSRWFICLFVDVLPVETVLRIWDCLFNEGSKIIFRVALTLIKEHQALILEATSVPDICEKFKDITRGSFVTECHTFMRKIFSEPGSLSRASIARLRERCRARLLAQG, encoded by the exons ATGGAGTCTGCGGGGCGCGCGCAGGCGGCGCGGGACCGCGTCCCCAG GATCGATCCGTACGGGTTTGAAAGGCCTGAGGACTTTGATTATGCAGCTTATGAAGAATTTTTTTCCACCTATCTGACGATACTCACCAGAAGAGCCATAAAATGGTCCAGACTGCTAAAGGGAGGCGCTGGTGTCCAGAAGAGTGTGACAC TGAAGCGCTACATCCGGAAGGGCGTCCCGCTGGAGCACCGGGCCCGCGTCTGGATGGGGGTGAGcggagcccaggcccagatggacCAGAACCCCGGCTACTACCTCCATCTCCTCCAGGGAGAGAAGGATGACAGCCTGGAGGAGGCCATCAGGACAG ACATGAACAGGACCTTCCCTGACAACGTGCGGTTCCGGAAGGGCTCGGACCCCTGCTTGCAGAGGACCCTGTACAACGTGCTGCTGGCCTACGGGCACCACAACCGTGGCGTGGGCTACTGCCAG GGAATGAACTTTCTAGCGGGCTATCTGATTCTGGTGACAAGGAGTGAAGAGGAGTCCTTTTGGCTGTTGGACGCCCTTGTTGGCAGAATACTCCCGG ATTACTACAGCCCCTCGATGCTGGGCCTGAAGACGGACCAGGAGGTCCTCGGGGAGCTGGTAAGGACCAAGCTGCCGGCGGTGGCGGCCCTGATGGACAGTCACGGCCTGCTGTGGACCCTGGTCGTGTCGCGCTGGTTCATCTGCCTGTTTGTGGACGTCCTGCCCGTGGAG ACCGTGCTTCGCATCTGGGATTGTCTGTTCAACGAGGGCTCTAAGATCATCTTCCGGGTGGCACTGACCCTCATCAAGGAACATCAGGCCTTGATCTTGGAAGCTACCAGCGTCCCCGACATCTGCGAGAAGTTCAAGGACATCACCAGAGGGAGCTTCGTGACCGAATGCCACACCTTCATGCGG